From one uncultured Methanoregula sp. genomic stretch:
- the radB gene encoding DNA repair and recombination protein RadB, producing the protein MKMERQTSGDPVFDVLLGGGLEDRTITQLYGEPASGKSTLCLVAAIATLRAGHPVVYIDTEGFSIERFRQIAGEDTEKIADRLFLFEPLDFEHQGIVIAEAEKVLKTQKPRLLIMDSATALYRTDLEKGRDALQSLTKQMIHLLGYAKRYEIPVIITNQVYMDTTRNTWYGLGGYALEHISKVIVRLEKADGPGLRRARLVKHRSRPEGAMFEYEITESGIRSRT; encoded by the coding sequence ATGAAGATGGAACGCCAGACCAGCGGGGATCCGGTATTCGATGTCCTTCTCGGAGGGGGGCTCGAAGACCGGACCATAACCCAGCTCTATGGAGAGCCCGCGAGCGGCAAGAGCACTCTCTGCCTTGTCGCCGCCATCGCCACCCTCCGGGCCGGACACCCGGTGGTCTATATCGACACCGAGGGATTCTCTATCGAGCGATTCCGCCAGATCGCCGGAGAGGATACAGAGAAGATCGCCGATCGCCTCTTCCTCTTCGAACCACTCGACTTCGAGCACCAGGGTATCGTGATTGCCGAAGCGGAGAAAGTGCTCAAAACCCAAAAGCCACGGCTTCTCATTATGGATTCGGCAACTGCACTCTACCGCACCGATCTCGAGAAGGGGAGAGACGCACTCCAGTCCCTCACAAAACAGATGATCCATCTTCTCGGTTATGCCAAACGGTACGAGATCCCCGTCATCATCACCAACCAAGTCTACATGGACACTACCAGGAATACCTGGTACGGCCTCGGGGGGTATGCACTCGAACATATCTCGAAAGTGATAGTCCGTCTCGAGAAAGCCGATGGCCCCGGCCTGCGCAGGGCCCGGCTCGTCAAACACCGGTCCCGTCCTGAAGGTGCTATGTTCGAGTACGAGATCACCGAAAGCGGTATCCGGTCACGCACCTGA